One Lytechinus pictus isolate F3 Inbred chromosome 12, Lp3.0, whole genome shotgun sequence genomic region harbors:
- the LOC129273194 gene encoding L-seryl-tRNA(Sec) kinase-like, producing the protein MTSTKFIICAMCGLPASGKTTLCRLLSELATVRGIAGAEGAGGWPGTADVVHLCYDKIIPQNLDPTVQLVSSNNSQVQQHTLWKEYRRQIIECLDFIIGEVMQKQRTLLQVITNLQIGNGIPSSDVQDISAVQREVWMKMADCLSGEAVQGNDKEHCVIILIDDNMFYRSMRYNLYQLARKYSTGFCQIGFECRTDIAIKRNARRKDKIPEETIVTMATRIEQPDASKAPWEANSILIEADEEFDHFILGSVWMLLLSSFLSPAPPLIEEDLEAKEQSRAECASSLLHQADQVLRKYISQTITSSKDELSSTKLRDLASALNQGKTTILDELRKGSLTPPDLPADAESRENFNDFFKNCLRGKTVK; encoded by the exons ATGACTTCCACCAAATTCATAATCTGTGCCATGTGTGGTTTGCCAGCCTCGGGAAAGACAACTTTATGCCGACTTCTCTCGGAGCTCGCGACCGTGAGAGGCATCGCCGGCGCTGAGGGAGCGGGAGGATGGCCAGGCACCGCCGATGTTGTGCATTTGTGTTACGATAAAATCATTCCACAGAATCTCGATCCGACTGTCCAGCTCGTCTCATCAAATAACTCCCAAGTACAG CAACATACTCTATGGAAGGAATACAGACGTCAGATCATTGAATGTTTGGATTTCATCATCGGAGAAGTAATGCAGAAACAGAGGACGTTGCTTCAAGTCATTACaaatcttcaaattggcaatggtATTCCTTCAAGTGATGTCCAAGATATTTCAGCTGTACAGAGAGAAGTATGGATGAAGATGGCTGATTGTCTGTCAGGAGAAGCAGTTCAAGGAAATGATAAAGAACATTGTGTCATCATCTTAATTGATGATAACATGTTTTACAGGAGTATGAGATACAACCTATATCAGCTTGCCCGCAAGT ATTCTACTGGATTTTGTCAGATTGGGTTTGAATGCAGGACAGATATTGCCATCAAAAGAAATGCAAGGAGAAAGGATAAAATTCCTGAAGAAAcaattgttaccatggcaaccagaaTAGAGCAACCTGATGCAAGTAAAGCACCTTGGGAAGCAAACTCAATCCTGATTGAAGCTGATGAAGAGTTTGACCACTTTATTCT TGGATCTGTATGGATGTTACTGCTCTCATCGTTCCTCTCTCCTGCTCCGCCTCTTATTGAAGAAGATCTTGAAGCCAAG GAACAGAGCAGAGCTGAATGTGCTTCTAGCCTCCTTCACCAGGCTGATCAAGTTCTGAGAAAATACATTTCTCAAACTATAACATCATCGAAAG ATGAACTATCAAGTACTAAACTGAGAGACTTGGCTTCTGCTCTAAACCAAGGCAAGACAACAATACTTGATGAACTAAGGAAAGGTAGTCTTACTCCACCAGACCTTCCTGCTGATGCAGAGTCAAGAGAAAActttaatgattttttcaaaaactGTTTAAGGGGCAAGACGGTGAAGTAA